A single region of the Lotus japonicus ecotype B-129 chromosome 4, LjGifu_v1.2 genome encodes:
- the LOC130715197 gene encoding pentatricopeptide repeat-containing protein At1g12620-like isoform X2: MMLSSPRVSMSSFLRLNNFPVVSKPSFHSHSLSPSIHNADDAISIFNRLLGTSPTPSIIEFGQIPSAFSVLGKILKKGYRPDAVTLTTLIKGLCLKGEVRRALQFHDDVVARGFRLNQVSYGTLIKGLCRMGQTRASLQLLRQVEGHLVKPNVVMYNTIIDSLCKDKLVSDAFNLFSEMVVKKVSPDVVTYNSLLYGFCIVGQLKEATELLDEMTRKNIGPDVITFNTLVDALGKEGNVKEAKNVLAVMMKQGVKPDLFTYNSLMDGYCLVNEINKAIAILNSMAQRGVTPNVHSYSIIIHGLCKNKMVDEALNLFAEMECIKIIPDTITYSSLIDGLCKSGRISHAWELVDEMHNKGQPADKFTYNSLLDVLCKSHHVDKAIALTKKMRDQGIQPDVVTYNILMDGLCKEGRLKNAQEVFQDLVIKGYHVTVRTYNIMINGLCKEGLFDEALALLSEMEDKGCIPDAITFETIICALFEKGDNYKAEKLLREMMARGLLEK; the protein is encoded by the exons ATGATGCTATCCTCTCCTCGTGTTTCAATGTCGTCATTTTTAAGGTTAAACAACTTCCCTGTTGTTTCAAAACCCTCTTTTCATTCTCACTCTCTGTCTCCTTCCATTCACAATGCTGATGATGCTATCTCCATCTTCAATCGCTTGCTCGGAACTAGTCCTACCCCATCCATCATCGAATTCG GTCAAATACCTTCCGCCTTTTCTGTACTCGGTAAAATTCTCAAGAAGGGTTATCGGCCGGACGCCGTCACCTTGACTACACTTATCAAAGGTCTCTGTCTTAAGGGTGAGGTTCGGAGAGCACTGCAATTTCATGACGATGTGGTAGCACGGGGGTTTCGGTTGAATCAAGTTAGTTACGGGACCTTGATCAAGGGATTATGTAGGATGGGACAAACAAGAGCTTCACTGCAGTTGTTGAGACAAGTTGAAGGGCATTTGGTTAAGCCTAACGTGGTAATGTACAACACCATAATTGATAGTTTGTGCAAAGATAAACTTGTGAGTGATGCGTTCAATTTATTTTCGGAAATGGTTGTCAAGAAAGTTTCTCCTGATGTTGTCACTTACAATTCTTTATTATATGGCTTTTGCATTGTGGGTCAGTTGAAAGAAGCAACTGAGTTGTTAGATGAAATGACGAGGAAAAACATCGGCCCAGATGTTATTACTTTTAATACATTGGTCGATGCTCTGGGTAAAGAAGGAAATGTGAAAGAAGCTAAAAATGTGTTAGCTGTGATGATGAAACAAGGTGTGAAGCCtgatctttttacttataacTCTTTAATGGATGGATATTGCTTAGTTAATGAAATAAACAAGGCCATAGCCATATTGAACTCCATGGCTCAAAGGGGAGTGACTCCTAATGTTCACAGCTACAGTATCATCATTCACGGATTATGTAAGAATAAAATGGTGGATGAAGCTTTGAATCTCTttgcagaaatggaatgcataaAGATTATTCCTGATACAATAACTTACAGTTCTCTTATTGACGGTTTATGCAAATCAGGGAGAATCTCTCATGCTTGGGAGCTTGTTGATGAGATGCACAATAAAGGTCAACCAGCCGATAAGTTCACCTACAATTCTTTACTGGATGTCTTATGCAAAAGTCATCATGTTGACAAGGCAATTGCTTTAACCAAGAAAATGAGAGATCAGGGTATTCAGCCAGATGTTGTCACATACAATATACTTATGGATGGACTATGCAAAGAAGGAAGACTTAAGAATGCACAAGAGGTTTTCCAGGATCTTGTAATTAAAGGCTATCATGTAACTGTCCGAACATATAATATTATGATCAATGGGCTATGTAAAGAGGGTTTGTTTGATGAAGCATTGGCCTTACTGTCAGAAATGGAAGACAAAGGTTGTATTCCTGATGCTATAACTTTTGAAACAATCATCTGTGCTCTCTTTGAAAAGGGTGACAATTATAAAGCAGAGAAGCTTCTGCGTGAAATGATGGCGAGAGGTCTATTGGAAAAGTAA
- the LOC130715197 gene encoding pentatricopeptide repeat-containing protein At1g62590-like isoform X1: MMLSSPRVSMSSFLRLNNFPVVSKPSFHSHSLSPSIHNADDAISIFNRLLGTSPTPSIIEFGKILASLVKMKHHRTAISLSHKMESRGIMSNIVAMNILINCYCHLGQIPSAFSVLGKILKKGYRPDAVTLTTLIKGLCLKGEVRRALQFHDDVVARGFRLNQVSYGTLIKGLCRMGQTRASLQLLRQVEGHLVKPNVVMYNTIIDSLCKDKLVSDAFNLFSEMVVKKVSPDVVTYNSLLYGFCIVGQLKEATELLDEMTRKNIGPDVITFNTLVDALGKEGNVKEAKNVLAVMMKQGVKPDLFTYNSLMDGYCLVNEINKAIAILNSMAQRGVTPNVHSYSIIIHGLCKNKMVDEALNLFAEMECIKIIPDTITYSSLIDGLCKSGRISHAWELVDEMHNKGQPADKFTYNSLLDVLCKSHHVDKAIALTKKMRDQGIQPDVVTYNILMDGLCKEGRLKNAQEVFQDLVIKGYHVTVRTYNIMINGLCKEGLFDEALALLSEMEDKGCIPDAITFETIICALFEKGDNYKAEKLLREMMARGLLEK; the protein is encoded by the coding sequence ATGATGCTATCCTCTCCTCGTGTTTCAATGTCGTCATTTTTAAGGTTAAACAACTTCCCTGTTGTTTCAAAACCCTCTTTTCATTCTCACTCTCTGTCTCCTTCCATTCACAATGCTGATGATGCTATCTCCATCTTCAATCGCTTGCTCGGAACTAGTCCTACCCCATCCATCATCGAATTCGGTAAGATTTTAGCTTCCCTCGTCAAGATGAAGCATCACCGCACTGCAATTTCCCTTTCTCACAAAATGGAATCTAGGGGAATTATGTCTAACATTGTTGCTATGAACATCTTGATCAATTGTTACTGCCACCTAGGTCAAATACCTTCCGCCTTTTCTGTACTCGGTAAAATTCTCAAGAAGGGTTATCGGCCGGACGCCGTCACCTTGACTACACTTATCAAAGGTCTCTGTCTTAAGGGTGAGGTTCGGAGAGCACTGCAATTTCATGACGATGTGGTAGCACGGGGGTTTCGGTTGAATCAAGTTAGTTACGGGACCTTGATCAAGGGATTATGTAGGATGGGACAAACAAGAGCTTCACTGCAGTTGTTGAGACAAGTTGAAGGGCATTTGGTTAAGCCTAACGTGGTAATGTACAACACCATAATTGATAGTTTGTGCAAAGATAAACTTGTGAGTGATGCGTTCAATTTATTTTCGGAAATGGTTGTCAAGAAAGTTTCTCCTGATGTTGTCACTTACAATTCTTTATTATATGGCTTTTGCATTGTGGGTCAGTTGAAAGAAGCAACTGAGTTGTTAGATGAAATGACGAGGAAAAACATCGGCCCAGATGTTATTACTTTTAATACATTGGTCGATGCTCTGGGTAAAGAAGGAAATGTGAAAGAAGCTAAAAATGTGTTAGCTGTGATGATGAAACAAGGTGTGAAGCCtgatctttttacttataacTCTTTAATGGATGGATATTGCTTAGTTAATGAAATAAACAAGGCCATAGCCATATTGAACTCCATGGCTCAAAGGGGAGTGACTCCTAATGTTCACAGCTACAGTATCATCATTCACGGATTATGTAAGAATAAAATGGTGGATGAAGCTTTGAATCTCTttgcagaaatggaatgcataaAGATTATTCCTGATACAATAACTTACAGTTCTCTTATTGACGGTTTATGCAAATCAGGGAGAATCTCTCATGCTTGGGAGCTTGTTGATGAGATGCACAATAAAGGTCAACCAGCCGATAAGTTCACCTACAATTCTTTACTGGATGTCTTATGCAAAAGTCATCATGTTGACAAGGCAATTGCTTTAACCAAGAAAATGAGAGATCAGGGTATTCAGCCAGATGTTGTCACATACAATATACTTATGGATGGACTATGCAAAGAAGGAAGACTTAAGAATGCACAAGAGGTTTTCCAGGATCTTGTAATTAAAGGCTATCATGTAACTGTCCGAACATATAATATTATGATCAATGGGCTATGTAAAGAGGGTTTGTTTGATGAAGCATTGGCCTTACTGTCAGAAATGGAAGACAAAGGTTGTATTCCTGATGCTATAACTTTTGAAACAATCATCTGTGCTCTCTTTGAAAAGGGTGACAATTATAAAGCAGAGAAGCTTCTGCGTGAAATGATGGCGAGAGGTCTATTGGAAAAGTAA
- the LOC130715174 gene encoding uncharacterized protein LOC130715174: MPVVVLQFAKIKTFKGDVVIQNVMNATILLWNPDTAEAVCFRDGLALHGIDGDMPLAEIDDDDDEVRVITLEEEFLRLYPRKNISELNDTTEDGIFIVMAKICGLVEGDKWWYSACSCHKAVTVEDGLFHCAGCSKFVLSVTPRFRIKLEVGDGSGSGVFVVFDTDCQELLNKTCKELTMASKLNGKSSNDYPNEIKSIIGRQMLFKVQKSGDHGSTFDDSYKVKKICTDIDVVETFKDNSKVQTPTKMISSPKFPKVSGGDPSNSGDYSANQSEIGPNVESLDEISPGDGSGICSSVQSVGSDGSFNKPAKRMRLRSIKLEKDYEL, from the exons ATGCCTGTTGTGGTTCTTCAATTTGCGAAGATTAAGACATTCAAGG GTGATGTTGTAATTCAGAATGTTATGAATGCAACTATTCTACTCTGGAATCCAGATACAGCTGAGGCTGTTTGCTTCCGCGATGG TTTGGCTCTTCATGGAATTGATGGTGATATGCCTCTAGCtgaaattgatgatgatgatgatgaggtacgAGTGATCACTCTAGAGGAAGAGTTTTTAAGGCTGTATCCTAGGAAAAACATCAGTGAACTTAATGACACTACTGAG GATGGAATTTTCATTGTGATGGCAAAAATCTGTGGTCTGGTTGAAGGGGACAAATGGTGGTATTCTGCATGTAGTTGTCACAAGGCAGTAACAGTTGAAGATGGATTGTTTCACTGTGCTGGCTGTTCCAAGTTTGTTCTAAGTGTGACTCCTAG ATTTAGAATCAAGTTAGAAGTTGGTGATGGTAGTGGTTCCGGTGTATTTGTTGTTTTTGACACTGATTGCCAAGAACTGCTGAACAAAACCTGCAAGGAACTCACCATGGCTTCCAAACTGAAT GGCAAGTCTTCAAATGATTATCCAAATGAGATCAAGTCTATCATTGGCAGACAGATGTTATTTAAAGTTCAAAAGTCAGGTGACCATGGCTCTACATTTGATGATTCATACAAAGTTAAGAAGATATGTACTGATATTGATGTGGTTGAGACTTTTAAAGATAATTCCAAAGTTCAAACTCCCACTAAG ATGATCAGCAGCCCCAAATTCCCTAAAGTGTCTGGTGGTGACCCAAGCAACAGTGGAGATTATTCTGCAAACCAATCTGAAATTGGCCCCAATGTTGAGTCACTTGATGAAATTTCTCCAGGCGATGGATCCGGTATCTGTTCTTCTGTCCAGAGTGTTGGCAGTGATGGTAGTTTTAACAAACCTGCTAAGAGAATGAGGCTCAGATCTATCAAGTTGGAGAAAGATTATGAGCTTTAG
- the LOC130716267 gene encoding uncharacterized protein LOC130716267 encodes MPCFPKMGKKPSADESSLTMSDKSLGLSESTSFERGNRRLRRKLMIDFESEDEDVNVVEEAAAQIKGKKHVGDTEIDLNDEPEETDAETETKDVGGTESLVEDGGRVVSIDGTPKAVETEKFKSGFTLSEAVAGKKFIDFAVEDDELDGIVSEDESTEDSDSSEGEDMVDNLDECGLKYKVKIEPVDDDNDKVLKKGVYGDEVIVISDDDEVAP; translated from the coding sequence ATGCCATGTTTCCCAAAGATGGGGAAGAAACCATCTGCTGATGAAAGTAGCTTGACCATGAGTGACAAGAGTCTTGGGTTATCTGAATCCACCAGTTTCGAAAGAGGTAATCGTCGCCTGCGAAGGAAGTTGATGATTGATTTTGAGTCAGAAGATGAGGATGTTAATGTTGTTGAGGAAGCTGCTGCTCAGATCAAAGGAAAGAAACATGTTGGTGATACTGAGATTGATCTGAATGATGAGCCAGAGGAGACAGATGCTGAAACTGAAACCAAAGATGTAGGTGGGACTGAATCTTTAGTTGAAGATGGAGGCAGAGTTGTTTCCATTGATGGTACTCCTAAGGCTGTTGAAACTGAGAAATTTAAATCTGGATTCACTTTAAGTGAAGCTGTTGCTGGGAAGAAGTTTATTGACTTTGCTGTGGAAGATGATGAACTTGATGGCATAGTGTCTGAAGATGAAAGCACTGAGGACAGTGATTCTTCTGAAGGAGAAGACATGGTGGATAATTTGGATGAGTGTGGCCTTAAATacaaggtcaagattgaacctgtTGATGATGACAATGACAAAGTGCTGAAGAAAGGTGTATATGGTGATGAGGTGATTGTGATCtcagatgatgatgaggttGCTCCCTGA